The following proteins are encoded in a genomic region of Chaetodon auriga isolate fChaAug3 chromosome 8, fChaAug3.hap1, whole genome shotgun sequence:
- the cnfn gene encoding cornifelin homolog encodes MEYQPNVIDSQPQVIITQYNGSGLSEWSSNLCDCCEDCGICLCASFVPCILACKVAQDSGESCCVPCLPGAMIALRTSIRNRYNISGSVCDDWLVMACLPLCGLCQMAREQRMRG; translated from the exons ATGGAGTACCAGCCAAATGTGATCGACTCGCAGCCTCAGGTCATCATCACACAGTACAATGGGTCCGGATTGTCAGAATGGAGTTCAAATCTGTGCGACTGCTGTGAAGACTGCGGCATCT GTCTCTGCGCATCGTTCGTCCCTTGTATCCTGGCCTGTAAGGTGGCTCAGGACAGCGGGGAAAGCTGCTGCGTCCCCTGCCTTCCCGGCGCGATGATTGCTCTACGGACGAGTATCCGCAACAGATACAACATTTCT GGCTCGGTGTGTGATGACTGGCTAGTTAtggcctgcctgcctctgtgtggaCTGTGTCAGATGGCGCGGgagcagaggatgagaggaTAA
- the pafah1b3 gene encoding platelet-activating factor acetylhydrolase IB subunit gamma encodes MSAEDPNPAATPTACEDTQGDGRWMSLHNRFVSDSKDKEPDVLFVGDSVIQLMHQFGIWRQLFSPLHALNFGVGGDATQHVLWRLSNGELDNISPKVVVLCVGTNNHGHTAEQICGGIMAIVQVIKNKLPHARTLVLGILPRGKMPNPLRDRNAKVNKLVEEALSPLPHATFLNVDPGFVHSNGSISHQDMYDYLHLTPQGYQAVCEPLHAHLKSMLDKPAEN; translated from the exons ATGAGTGCAGAAGACCCAAACCCAGCCGCCACACCCACTGCCTGTGAAGACACCCAGGGAGATGGCCGATGGATGTCTCTG caCAACCGCTTTGTGTctgacagcaaagacaaagaacCTGATGTCCTGTTTGTAGGAGACTCTGTTATTCAGCTCATGCACCAGTTTGGG ATATGGCGGCAGCTGTTCTCCCCTCTCCATGCCCTGAATTTTGGAGTGGGTGGGGATGCAACACAACATGTGCTGTGGAGACTGAGCAATGGCGAACTGGATAACATCAGCCCAAAG GTTGTGGTGCTGTGTGTAGGCACTAACAATCATGGtcacactgctgaacagatctgTGGAGGCATCATGGCTATTGTCCAAGTCATCAAGAACAAGCTGCCCCACGCCCGGACGCTTGTACTA GGTATACTGCCCAGGGGTAAAATGCCAAACCCTCTGCGGGACCGAAATGCCAAGGTGAACAAGCTGGTCGAGGAGGCTTTGTCGCCCCTCCCCCACGCCACTTTCCTCAATGTGGACCCAGGCTTCGTCCACTCCAATGGTAGCATCTCCCATCAGGACATGTACGATTACCTTCACCTGACCCCTCAGGGCTACCAGGCTGTGTGTGAACCCTTACACGCCCATCTCAAGTCCATGCTAGATAAGCCTGCCGAGAACTGA
- the ceacam1 gene encoding carcinoembryonic antigen-related cell adhesion molecule 1, with the protein MESPGVFVLILAMITSETAPAYSQSIHASENPLPVGGEVTLFSTANVTTGAWMFNNALIVMIFPGDKIITNSWSSRVTFNTSTSSLTIRSLQVEDSGLYTLEALNLFRAQLTLSVQVPISNVTLRAKATNLVEFNDTAVLMCSVSNGSSLSYVWLKGSSVVTAGGGVQLSDGGATLTIVSVTRYDEGPYKCNVSNGVSSGISLPVQLNISYGPSNVTMKLTPMEYIYRTGSNITLSCSVESSPPAVIQWMVNGVYLNEQAPQLQLESVTESNSGNYQCSFHNTVTSRFTSTSEMITILAPLAAVVVNHTGGPAILDEPFTMHCEVTRSPDAIQWWRNGQLLSADNTTVFTMDNKTLTLNPVQHSDNGGFQCKAFNYVSNLTSSLYTVVVNYGPMKPVITGPSMALAGTWENLNCSSASYPPSHFSWYFNDSLLATTSKLAIGPLTLNMSGKYTCMAFNNITGKNSSAYTMLTVLAPVTMATIKTVGAQPILNHTFTLTCETAGEVKSVMWMYDSSPLYADDTTKLTMDNATLTFDPVMRSDNGQYRCVASNPLSNVTSEIFMLDVFYGPETPTITGPNVAKTGDSVTLCCNASSNPVSIYKWFFNDSLVANTSEYVTPPLTRNMSGMYTCMAYNNITGKKSTAYTTLTTVDPITDVEVEAPMNPAIAGDVYKLKCNVTGPAEHVYWMKNDEPLHEDNRTVFSMDNKTVTFNPLEQNDTGDYQCMAVSAVWNMSSPSYELLVNFGPETPVIDGTAFAETGRTAVFQCSAKSRPPSQFSWWFNGSEVANTSVFSTGPLSFNMSGEYTCMAYNNVTGKNSTNSKTLTVIKAIEAVITHSTVPINNKNFTLTCEVSGPYDVVYWMKDNVQLSSNTSTATANMSYHLENNTLHFTPLTLHNYGTYKCVAMDQTGQHTSPLYKLVVNYGPMAVNIFGPDSATVDALVSLTCSAGSWPECDFLWFFNDQSSVLMAGSGITFPALKMNEGNYTCKARNPVTNIIMYTTKAFTVDHASTLHIPSQGRWMLMSLFALSLTALFS; encoded by the exons ATGGAGTCTCCAGGGGTGTTTGTCTTAATTTTGGCCATGATTACCTCTGAAACAG CTCCTGCATATAGCCAGAGTATCCATGCCTCGGAGAACCCCTTACCAGTGGGCGGCGAAGTCACACTTTTCAGCACTGCCAATGTCACCACAGGAGCATGGATGTTCAACAACGCTCTCATTGTGATGATATTCCCTGGAGATAAAATCATAACTAACTCTTGGAGTAGCAGGGTTACATTCAATACAAGCACTTCGTCACTGACTATAAGGTCACTGCAGGTGGAAGACTCTGGACTGTACACCTTAGAGGCACTGAATTTGTTCCGTGCTCAGTTGACACTGTCAGTCCAAG TGCCTATTTCTAATGTGACCCTGAGGGCAAAAGCAACCAACCTGGTGGAGTTCAATGACACAGCTGTTCTCATGTGCTCTGTGTCCAACGGGTCGTCCCTGTCTTATGTTTGGCTGAAGGGCAGCTCTGTGGTCACAGCTGGTGGAGGCGTACAGCTCAGCGATGGAGGCGCCACTCTCACCATCGTCAGCGTGACCCGCTACGACGAGGGGCCGTACAAGTGCAATGTATCCAATGGTGTCAGCAGTGGAATCAGCCTCCCTGTGCAACTGAACATCAGCT ATGGTCCAAGCAATGTAACGATGAAGCTCACGCCCATGGAGTACATCTACAGAACAGGATCTAACATCACACTGTCATGCTCGGTGGAATCCAGCCCTCCAGCAGTAATCCAGTGGATGGTTAATGGGGTGTACCTCAATGAACAGGCCCCACAGCTTCAACTGGAAAGTGTTACAGAAAGCAACTCAGGAAATTACCAGTGTTCATTTCACAACACAGTCACGTCCAGGTTCACCAGCACAAGTGAAATGATCACGATTTTGG CGCCACTAGCAGCAGTTGTGGTGAATCATACGGGTGGACCAGCAATACTTGATGAGCCCTTCACTATGCATTGTGAAGTGACTCGATCTCCTGATGCCATTCAGTGGTGGAGGAACGGTCAGCTTCTTTCAGCTGACAATACGACAGTCTTTACCATGGACAACAAGACATTGACTCTCAACCCAGTCCAACATTCAGATAATGGAGGTTTTCAGTGTAAGGCTTTTAATTATGTGAGCAACCTGACCAGCAGCCTCTACACAGTTGTAGTAAACT ATGGTCCGATGAAACCAGTGATCACGGGGCCGTCCATGGCTCTGGCAGGAACCTGGGAGAACCTCAACTGCTCAAGCGCATCTTATCCCCCCAGCCACTTCAGCTGGTACTTCAACGATTCGCTCCTGGCCACCACCTCAAAGTTAGCGATCGGACCTCTGACCTTAAATATGAGCGGGAAATACACCTGCATGGCCTTCAACAACATCACCGGCAAAAACAGCTCTGCGTACACAATGCTCACTGTTTTGG CTCCAGTGACCATGGCCACGATAAAAACTGTCGGAGCTCAGCCAATCCTGAACCACACTTTCACCCTTACCTGTGAGACAGCTGGAGAAGTCAAGTCAGTCATGTGGATGTATGATTCATCCCCACTGTATGCTGACGACACAACAAAACTCACAATGGACAACGCCACCCTCACCTTTGATCCTGTCATGCGCTCTGACAACGGACAGTATCGGTGTGTAGCTTCCAACCCACTCAGCAACGTAACCAGTGAAATCTTCATGCTGGATGTTTTTT ATGGACCGGAGACGCCAACTATCACGGGTCCGAATGTGGCGAAGACGGGAGACAGTGTCACACTATGCTGCAATGCATCATCAAACCCCGTCAGCATCTACAAATGGTTCTTCAATGATTCTCTAGTGGCCAATACGTCTGAGTATGTCACACCTCCTCTAACCAGAAACATGAGTGGGATGTACACCTGCATGGCCTACAACAACATCACTGGCAAAAAGAGCACGGCGTACACCACGCTTACCACTGTTG aTCCAATAACTGATGTAGAAGTAGAAGCACCGATGAATCCTGCCATAGCAGGGGATGTTTATAAGCTAAAGTGCAATGTGACTGGACCAGCTGAGCATGTTTACTGGATGAAAAATGATGAACCACTGCATGAGGACAACAGAACTGTTTTCTCCATGGATAACAAGACGGTCACCTTCAACCCACTGGAACAAAATGATACTGGAGACTACCAGTGCATGGCCGTTAGTGCGGTCTGGAACATGAGCAGCCCTTCTTATGAGCTCCTTGTGAACT ttgGACCAGAAACACCTGTCATTGATGGGACAGCTTTTGCAGAGACAGGACGCACAGCTGTCTTCCAGTGTTCTGCCAAGTCGAGACCTCCAAGTCAGTTCAGCTGGTGGTTCAATGGCTCCGAGGTGGCCAACACGTCAGTGTTTTCAACCGGCCCTTTGTCCTTCAATATGAGTGGAGAATACACCTGCATGGCCTACAATAATGTGACGGGAAAGAACAGCACAAACTCCAAGACGCTCACAGTTATTA AGGCGATAGAGGCAGtgatcacacacagcacagttccaataaacaataaaaacttcACTCTCACCTGTGAAGTCAGTGGGCCCTATGACGTGGTCTACTGGATGAAGGACAACGTGCAGCTCAGCTCGAACACGTCCACAGCTACAGCAAACATGTCCTACCACTTGGAAAACAACACGCTGCACTTCACTCCGTTGACATTGCACAATTATGGAACGTATAAGTGTGTCGCCATGGATCAGACTGGTCAGCACACAAGCCCCCTATACAAGCTCGTGGTGAACT acgGCCCCATGGCTGTGAATATCTTTGGTCCTGATTCAGCGACAGTTGACGCTTTGGTGTCCCTGACTTGCTCTGCTGGTTCTTGGCCAGAGTGTGACTTCCTCTGGTTCTTCAATGATCAGTCGTCAGTTCTAATGGCTGGCTCTGGTATCACTTTccctgcactgaaaatgaatgaggggAACTACACATGTAAGGCGAGGAACCCTGTGACCAATATCATAATGTACACGACTAAAGCCTTCACTGTCG atcATGCCTCCACCCTCCACATCCCATCCCAAGGCCGCTGGATGTTGATGAGTCTGTTCGCTTTGTCTCTCACGGCGCTGTTCAGCTGA
- the tlr21 gene encoding toll-like receptor 21, producing the protein MASLTYQLLSLSVVLGAVHLVGGYSFQNCIEDPYSNGQSFKCIRRKYKNMGAIINDLPPSAINLTISINPVWHIANRSFVHLPNLQHLRLDHNNLNKIDQFAFQNLHQLQSLNMSFNSISELNRYLFSDLHNLTFLLLTNNKLKQLPEGIFSTVLKLDTLIMRQNFLTNFSGIAESVSHLQNLSMLDLCFNNLTSLHSNTSLPTSLTTLYICRNNLSTLGCKHSFLQSIQVLDLSYNSWLPTTAFQGVDLSHINYLRLRSTSVKIVEFLNTTNVSAGHVDFSGTGLKNDNLLKELCKLLKTKVKVIENLRLGSNGIQNLTSNALHNCPEIKGALDLSRNQLKSISCLSFLKGKTHIKSLSAEHNHLTFLKSCKNQTGVYLPHLEELSYRYNRILLVNSLAFNHTPNIKTLKLNINSIAFLHQRALEGLKRLETLRLDNNLLTDLFNNTFKDLFNLQTLNLRNNRISVIFNGTFLHLGKLTTLDLGGNKITQFQPSGLKGLKRLSKFYLDGNNLKTIDTSLYRVFQGTLTALDLQSNEIRFLTKGFSDSPFMNLSKLSDLKLNGQKPYGLGVLPHRFFHGLRSLKSLYLTNNNIFYLAPDAFDDLTGLRFLSLDYCCVGVTQLEPGVFKNLRNLTKLSGENMGIQNFSTEVFGNLTQLHTLQLNRNVMQSIDVDALESLQKLRYLDIRDVPLSCTCQNSLLKNWTMNNTNVQVVCLYNQMCPHDAKRKFYNFDSKVCYIDLGEYLFLSTALVIFLFTVTPLLYVKLYWRMKYGYYVFWAWFGEQWRRVREEEENYKYDAFISYNSSDEQWVMDQLLPNLEGNGSSFKLCLHHRDFELGRYIVDNIVSAVYGSRKTICVVSRNFLRSEWCSLEIQLASYRLFDEHRDVLLLVFLEQISERQLSSYHRMRKVMLKKTYLQWPGSDCTDPTQAQDLFWNQLRRAIRTGSRIESEENYKSEGRATESNETEHFETHTSDENYYLLP; encoded by the coding sequence ATGGCAAGTCTGACTTATCAGCTGTTGTCACTTTCAGTTGTTCTTGGTGCTGTTCACCTCGTTGGCGGTTACAGCTTTCAAAACTGCATTGAAGACCCATACTCAAATGGACAAAGTTTCAAGTGCATCCGTCGAAAGTACAAGAACATGGGGGCGATTATAAATGACCTGCCGCCATCTGCCATCAATCTCACCATCTCCATTAATCCTGTGTGGCACATCGCCAACCGCAGCTTTGTTCATCTACCAAACCTTCAACACCTCAGATTAGATCATAATAACTTGAACAAAATCGATCAGTTTGCTTTCCAAAACTTGCACCAACTTCAGTCTCTAAATATGTCCTTTAACTCCATATCAGAGCTCAACCGTTACCTGTTTAGCGACCTGCACAACCTCACCTTTCTCTTgctgacaaacaacaaactaaaGCAGCTTCCGGAGGGCATTTTCTCCACTGTTCTCAAGCTGGACACTTTAATCATGAGACAAAACTTTCTGACCAATTTCTCTGGGATTGCTGAGTCTGTGTCACATTTACAAAATCTGAGTATGCTGGATCTTTGCTTTAACAATTTGACCTCTCTCCACTCCAACACGTCGCTACCCACATCCCTCACTACTTTGTACATATGCAGAAATAATCTGTCCACGTTAGGATGCAAACATTCATTTCTCCAGTCCATCCAGGTGCTAGATTTGTCGTACAATTCATGGCTCCCTACAACGGCTTTTCAAGGAGTGGATCTAAGCCACATAAACTATCTGCGTTTGCGTTCAACAAGTGTCAAGATAGTGGAGTTTTTGAACACCACCAATGTCTCTGCAGGTCACGTTGATTTCTCTGGCACAGGTCTAAAAAATGACAACCTGCTCAAGGAGCTATGCAAACTGTTAAAGACAAAGGTGAAAGTGATTGAAAATTTGCGCCTGGGTAGTAATGGGATTCAGAATCTAACAAGCAACGCTCTGCACAATTGTCCTGAAATCAAAGGGGCTTTGGATCTATCCCGCAACCAACTGAAAAGTATAAGTTGTCTTAGCTTCCTCAAGGGAAAGACACATATAAAAAGCCTCAGTGCAGAGCATAACCATCTCACCTTCCTCAAATCCTGTAAAAATCAAACTGGGGTTTATTTGCCACATCTGGAAGAGCTGAGCTATCGTTACAACCGCATCCTCTTAGTCAACTCTCTTGCATTCAATCATACACCAAATATCAAGACGCTAAAGCTAAACATAAACTCAATTGCTTTTCTCCACCAGAGAGCTCTCGAAGGGTTAAAAAGGCTTGAGACGCTCCGTTTGGACAATAACCTCTTAACTGATTTGTTCAATAACACCTTTAAAGATCTCTTCAACCTGCAAACCCTTAACCTACGCAACAATcgtatttctgtcatttttaatggGACCTTCCTTCATCTTGGGAAACTGACTACACTGGATTTAGGAGGTAACAAGATCACTCAGTTTCAGCCATCTGGCCTTAAAGGACTAAAACGTCTGTCCAAATTCTATCTAGATGGAAACAATCTCAAAACGATTGACACCTCCCTCTATCGTGTATTCCAAGGTACGCTAACAGCACTGGATTTACAAAGTAATGAGATTCGCTTCCTCACTAAAGGTTTCTCCGATTCACCATTTATGAATCTCAGCAAACTCAGTGATCTGAAATTGAACGGGCAGAAGCCTTATGGCCTTGGTGTTTTACCCCACAGATTCTTCCATGGCCTCCGCTCGTTGAAATCTCTGTATCTCACCAACAATAACATCTTTTATCTTGCTCCTGATGCCTTTGATGACCTGACAGGGTTACGTTTCCTCTCACTGGATTACTGCTGTGTCGGGGTGACGCAGCTGGAGCCAGGAGTCTTTAAAAATCTAAGAAATCTGACCAAATTGAGTGGAGAAAATATGGGCATTCAAAACTTCTCAACAGAGGTTTTTGGGAATctcacacagttacacacactgcagctcaaccGCAATGTGATGCAGAGCATTGACGTCGATGCACTGGAAAGTTTACAGAAACTCCGCTACCTTGACATACGTGATGTTCCTCTAAGCTGTACCTGTCAGAACAGCTTGCTGAAAAACTGGACTATGAACAACACAAATGTCCAGGTGGTCTGTCTCTACAACCAGATGTGCCCACACGATGCAAAGCGCAAATTCTACAACTTTGATAGCAAAGTTTGTTATATCGATCTGGGAGAGTACCTGTTCTTGAGCACAGCTCTTGTGATCTTTCTGTTCACAGTCACTCCTCTACTTTATGTCAAACTATACTGGAGAATGAAGTACGGCTACTATGTGTTTTGGGCCTGGTTTGGCGAACAGTGGCgcagagtcagagaggaggaggaaaactaCAAATACGATGCATTCATTTCCTATAATTCCTCTGATGAACAATGGGTCATGGACCAGTTGCTGCCCAACTTGGAGGGAAATGGATCGTCTTTCAAACTTTGTCTACATCACAGGGACTTTGAACTCGGACGCTATATTGTGGACAACATTGTCTCTGCTGTATATGGCAGCCGTAAAACCATTTGTGTGGTGAGCAGAAACTTTCTAAGAAGTGAGTGGTGTTCTCTGGAGATCCAACTGGCAAGCTACCGACTGTTTGATGAGCACCGGGACGTTCTCCTGCTCGTGTTTCTGGAGCAGATCTCTGAGAGGCAGCTGTCGTCCTATCACCGTATGAGGAAAGTAATGTTAAAAAAGACTTATCTGCAGTGGCCTGGCTCAGACTGCACTGACCCCACGCAGGCCCAGGACCTGTTTTGGAATCAGCTACGCAGGGCAATAAGAACAGGGAGCAGAATCGAATCAGAAGAAAATTACAAAAGTGAAGGTCGTGCAACTGAAAGcaatgaaactgaacattttgagaCTCACACATCAGATGAAAACTATTACTTGTTACCTTAA